A section of the Methanocellales archaeon genome encodes:
- a CDS encoding 4Fe-4S binding protein — MSVKINVEKCVGCGTCVEECPNDALSLEDDIAVVDDDLCVECGLCVEVCPSEALSLD; from the coding sequence ATGTCAGTAAAAATCAATGTAGAAAAATGTGTAGGGTGCGGAACGTGCGTAGAGGAATGTCCTAACGACGCCCTCTCTCTGGAAGACGACATAGCAGTAGTAGACGACGATCTGTGCGTTGAATGCGGTCTGTGTGTCGAAGTTTGTCCATCAGAAGCCCTATCGCTCGATTAG
- a CDS encoding DUF134 domain-containing protein, which yields MVGRGGARCRRGRPRFQRWISQVPVTNYFNPSSVPWRPVMRPLETVNIKIEEIEAMRLVDLEGLEQEDAAREMGTSRKTLWRDLKSGRKKVVDALINGKAIEIKGGSYSIVEKEINKKEMNKKCLDMDVEEDSGDQVSE from the coding sequence ATGGTGGGAAGAGGCGGGGCTAGGTGTAGAAGAGGTAGACCTCGGTTCCAAAGATGGATTTCACAGGTACCTGTCACTAATTACTTTAATCCGAGTAGTGTTCCATGGCGACCAGTGATGCGACCTCTAGAAACGGTAAACATAAAAATTGAGGAGATAGAGGCCATGCGACTTGTGGACTTGGAAGGACTTGAACAAGAAGACGCAGCACGGGAGATGGGGACCTCGAGAAAAACGCTATGGAGGGATTTGAAGTCCGGGAGGAAAAAGGTTGTTGACGCCCTCATAAATGGAAAAGCTATCGAAATAAAAGGGGGTAGCTACTCAATAGTTGAAAAGGAGATAAATAAAAAGGAGATGAATAAAAAATGCCTAGATATGGACGTGGAAGAGGATTCTGGGGACCAGGTTTCGGAATGA
- a CDS encoding DUF5320 domain-containing protein — MAGYRHRYIYYMTGLPGWMRFGFSPGWIGRSPTGLPPAAQYLMETGQMPQFTSYMDQAAAAPMMPAGMPMPQMPKEQEVAMLEGQAKMLEQQLEQIKKRLEELMK, encoded by the coding sequence ATGGCAGGATATAGACATAGGTATATATATTACATGACTGGTTTGCCAGGATGGATGAGATTTGGCTTTAGCCCGGGATGGATCGGAAGAAGTCCTACGGGGTTACCGCCAGCAGCACAGTATCTAATGGAGACGGGACAGATGCCGCAATTCACGTCTTATATGGACCAAGCTGCTGCAGCACCGATGATGCCTGCGGGCATGCCGATGCCCCAAATGCCAAAGGAGCAAGAAGTTGCAATGCTAGAGGGCCAGGCAAAGATGTTAGAGCAACAGTTGGAACAGATCAAGAAACGTCTTGAAGAGCTTATGAAGTAA
- a CDS encoding Mrp/NBP35 family ATP-binding protein → MADQKKETKDGKRETIKTNFVEAGEAGINRVKHKLMVMSGKGGVGKTTVAVNLAVSLANRGYKVGLMDVDIHGPNVPKMLDIEDERIRSSPVGMLPVTALPGLKVMSIGFLLSDRDTPVIWRGPVKMNIIKQFTSDIAWGELDYLVIDLPPGTGDEPLSVAQLIPNVDGAIIVTTPQEVSLLDSRKAVNFAKQVKVPVIGIVENMAGLVCPECGTQIDLFKVGGGENAALELGVPFLGRIPIDPKICESGDSGVPFVLENNPNDTKHFELIIDKVEEFVKGKLE, encoded by the coding sequence ATGGCTGATCAAAAGAAAGAGACAAAAGATGGTAAAAGGGAAACTATAAAAACGAACTTTGTAGAAGCCGGAGAAGCTGGAATAAACCGGGTGAAGCACAAGCTCATGGTCATGAGTGGAAAGGGCGGTGTTGGAAAGACAACAGTTGCAGTAAATCTGGCAGTATCACTCGCCAACAGGGGATATAAGGTGGGTCTGATGGATGTGGATATACATGGACCAAACGTTCCAAAGATGCTTGACATCGAAGATGAACGCATCAGATCCTCTCCTGTAGGCATGTTACCGGTCACGGCGTTACCAGGGTTAAAAGTAATGTCAATAGGATTTTTACTATCGGATAGAGACACACCAGTAATCTGGAGGGGTCCGGTGAAAATGAATATAATCAAACAGTTCACTTCGGATATTGCCTGGGGGGAGTTGGATTATCTGGTGATTGATTTGCCACCAGGCACGGGAGACGAGCCATTAAGCGTTGCACAACTTATTCCAAATGTAGATGGAGCCATAATTGTAACGACGCCCCAGGAGGTATCGTTATTGGATTCCAGAAAGGCCGTGAATTTCGCAAAGCAGGTAAAGGTCCCAGTGATCGGAATAGTTGAAAATATGGCCGGTTTGGTCTGCCCAGAATGTGGTACCCAAATTGATCTGTTCAAAGTAGGTGGTGGAGAGAATGCGGCCTTGGAATTGGGTGTGCCTTTCCTTGGGAGGATACCAATCGACCCAAAGATTTGCGAGTCAGGCGATTCTGGAGTGCCGTTCGTTTTAGAAAATAACCCAAATGATACAAAACACTTTGAATTGATAATAGACAAAGTGGAGGAATTTGTGAAAGGCAAATTAGAATAA
- a CDS encoding NifB/NifX family molybdenum-iron cluster-binding protein produces MKICVTASSGSLEAQLDPRFGRCQYFLIVDSDTMDFEAVPNMSADTMGGAGIQAAQAVANKGVEVVITGNVGPNAFQTLSSAGIKIITGAFGTVRDVIEMYKSGQLKETSGATVGEHFGMGMGRSGMGMGRRGGRF; encoded by the coding sequence ATGAAAATATGTGTAACAGCATCCTCTGGAAGTTTAGAAGCCCAGTTAGATCCTAGATTTGGAAGGTGTCAGTATTTTTTGATCGTAGACTCGGATACAATGGATTTTGAAGCGGTGCCAAACATGAGTGCCGACACGATGGGTGGTGCTGGTATCCAGGCAGCGCAGGCAGTAGCAAACAAGGGCGTTGAGGTGGTTATCACCGGAAACGTCGGTCCTAATGCCTTCCAAACCTTGTCTTCAGCGGGAATCAAGATAATAACCGGGGCTTTTGGCACAGTTAGGGATGTTATTGAGATGTACAAGAGTGGACAGCTAAAAGAAACTTCTGGTGCAACGGTCGGTGAACATTTCGGAATGGGCATGGGTCGCAGTGGGATGGGCATGGGACGCAGAGGGGGCCGTTTTTGA
- a CDS encoding metal-dependent transcriptional regulator: MASQSVEDYLETIYELKKDGGYVRTTDISSSLGVQPPSVTEMIQKLAENGFLIYKKYKGVTLTPKGEKWAKSIKQRHMALAKFLEILGIDEEIAEKDACRIEHNVHTTTMERLAKFVDFVHEMAHHPTWLKHFEYYVETGKHIECKCPTCGSKMGSIG; this comes from the coding sequence ATGGCAAGTCAAAGCGTTGAGGACTATCTGGAAACCATATATGAACTGAAAAAAGATGGGGGCTATGTTAGGACCACTGATATCTCCTCCTCTCTTGGTGTTCAGCCACCAAGTGTCACCGAGATGATACAAAAACTCGCTGAAAATGGGTTTTTAATCTATAAGAAATACAAAGGGGTTACACTAACGCCAAAGGGGGAGAAATGGGCAAAATCCATAAAACAGCGTCATATGGCGCTTGCGAAATTTTTGGAGATTCTTGGGATAGATGAAGAAATAGCTGAAAAGGACGCTTGCAGAATTGAGCATAATGTTCATACAACTACCATGGAACGCCTGGCGAAATTTGTGGATTTTGTTCACGAAATGGCTCACCATCCAACTTGGTTGAAACATTTCGAGTATTATGTTGAAACAGGAAAACACATCGAATGCAAATGTCCAACATGTGGTAGCAAAATGGGCTCGATTGGGTGA
- a CDS encoding DUF169 domain-containing protein yields the protein MEEENVIELARRYLNVGPVAVKFNFSEKNKSADIPSKPLKYCEAVSRVMKTSKSMLLDCDHISCPAAKEILGFMECNQCKMGECVKELVEKGMFANEERAIKALMSIPRPTRKPHSMSLSTNEMMPDVYIFYLLPREFMKIVQAYQRVTGEELKLDLSGVMSVCGNCTVRPYLTNKVCVSFGCNDSREYGGITDDRLIVGLTPKVAATIMHSLMEMMNGNSEESKKEVKM from the coding sequence TTGGAAGAAGAAAATGTCATTGAATTGGCAAGAAGATATTTGAATGTTGGGCCAGTGGCAGTCAAATTCAATTTCAGCGAGAAGAATAAAAGTGCAGATATCCCGAGCAAGCCTTTGAAATATTGTGAAGCTGTTAGCAGGGTAATGAAAACCTCTAAGAGCATGCTCCTTGACTGTGACCATATTTCCTGTCCAGCAGCAAAGGAGATACTTGGCTTTATGGAATGCAATCAATGCAAAATGGGGGAGTGTGTTAAAGAGTTGGTGGAAAAGGGTATGTTTGCAAATGAAGAGCGCGCTATCAAGGCGTTGATGAGTATTCCAAGACCGACAAGGAAACCCCACTCTATGAGTCTATCCACCAACGAAATGATGCCAGATGTTTATATCTTTTATTTGCTACCTCGGGAGTTCATGAAGATCGTCCAGGCATATCAGAGAGTTACGGGGGAAGAGTTAAAATTGGATTTATCTGGCGTCATGTCGGTCTGCGGAAATTGTACCGTTAGGCCCTACTTGACCAATAAAGTTTGCGTGTCCTTTGGTTGCAATGATTCTAGAGAATATGGTGGTATAACAGATGACCGTCTTATTGTTGGATTGACGCCCAAAGTGGCAGCCACCATAATGCACTCTCTAATGGAAATGATGAACGGAAATAGTGAAGAAAGTAAGAAGGAGGTGAAAATGTGA
- a CDS encoding NifB/NifX family molybdenum-iron cluster-binding protein yields the protein MKVCVPTMGNRGLNEQVGEHFGRVPTYTIVDTETDEIEILPNTSMHMGGGGYAPELLSTVNVDVMLCSGLGRRAIGMFEEFGIMVYIGAYGTVKDVVQMWQEGKLQPATDANACGRHAFRGEGSGSGCESHHH from the coding sequence GTGAAAGTATGCGTACCAACGATGGGCAATCGAGGTTTAAACGAACAAGTCGGAGAACATTTCGGTAGAGTGCCAACATACACCATAGTTGACACAGAAACGGATGAGATCGAAATCTTACCCAATACAAGTATGCATATGGGTGGTGGGGGATACGCTCCAGAACTTCTATCAACCGTGAATGTAGATGTGATGTTATGCTCTGGATTGGGAAGAAGGGCAATTGGAATGTTTGAGGAGTTCGGTATCATGGTCTATATAGGTGCCTATGGAACTGTGAAAGACGTTGTCCAGATGTGGCAAGAGGGAAAACTACAGCCAGCTACTGATGCGAATGCTTGTGGAAGACATGCGTTTAGAGGTGAAGGATCAGGGTCTGGGTGTGAGAGCCACCACCATTGA
- a CDS encoding ARMT1-like domain-containing protein: MKLYLDCIPCLMRQALEAARFVTNDEKAQKKILKKVLIELDGINWDTSPLEIAHVVHRIVRKESGVDDPYNVVKRQYNDIALKMYPNLKGMVDRSPTPLLTALRLAIAGNIIDYGVGSNFDLDKAILGVLEKEFKIYDLSEFMLILKTAKNLAYLADNAGEIVFDKILIETILGEHDLDKILFVIKDEPIINDATEEDAIYVGIDEIQCIEFLKVGVGVPGKGMNYSSKEFWKILAQSDMVIGKGQGNYEALSGHGKIFFLLTAKCPVIAKDLGVAIGDTILKLSDGLK, encoded by the coding sequence ATGAAACTTTATTTAGACTGTATCCCTTGTCTCATGAGACAGGCGCTTGAAGCGGCGAGATTCGTTACCAATGATGAAAAAGCGCAGAAGAAAATATTGAAAAAAGTGCTTATTGAGCTTGATGGCATAAATTGGGATACTAGCCCTCTTGAGATAGCGCATGTTGTTCACAGAATTGTCAGAAAAGAAAGTGGAGTCGACGATCCTTATAACGTTGTTAAAAGACAATACAACGACATCGCATTGAAAATGTATCCAAATTTAAAAGGGATGGTAGATCGATCCCCTACGCCTTTGTTGACAGCATTAAGATTAGCTATTGCTGGAAACATAATTGACTATGGTGTAGGATCGAATTTTGATCTGGATAAGGCTATTTTAGGTGTTTTAGAAAAGGAGTTTAAAATCTATGACTTATCGGAGTTTATGCTAATCTTGAAAACTGCCAAAAATCTTGCCTATCTGGCGGATAATGCGGGGGAGATAGTATTTGATAAGATCTTAATTGAAACAATATTAGGGGAGCATGATCTAGATAAAATTTTGTTTGTGATTAAAGATGAGCCGATAATCAACGATGCTACAGAAGAAGACGCTATTTATGTGGGAATTGATGAGATACAATGTATTGAATTTCTTAAAGTTGGAGTTGGTGTACCTGGAAAAGGAATGAACTATTCGAGCAAAGAGTTTTGGAAAATCCTTGCGCAGAGCGATATGGTCATTGGCAAAGGGCAGGGAAACTATGAGGCACTTAGTGGTCATGGGAAAATATTTTTTCTTCTCACGGCAAAATGCCCTGTGATAGCAAAAGACCTCGGAGTGGCCATTGGAGATACAATCTTAAAGTTAAGTGATGGGTTGAAATGA
- a CDS encoding ATP-binding protein has translation MKIAVASGKGGTGKTTIATNMALSLENVQLLDCDVEEPNAHIFLKPEIKKRIPVCIPVPKVDETKCDYCGKCAEFCEFNAIAVFNKQILIFPELCHGCGGCLLVCPKNAIAEECRNIGVVKKGVARDIEFVYGELNIGEPMAVPVIRKVKEEIDGNKTVIIDASPGTSCPMIAAVHGSDYCILVTEPTPFGLHDLRLAVETIREMKIPFGVIINCEGIGDQKVQEYCKKEGIPLLLKIPMDRRIAELYSRGTPFVLEMPDWKNKFSGLFDAVQVHAQLRDGGI, from the coding sequence ATGAAGATTGCAGTTGCAAGTGGGAAGGGTGGAACTGGAAAAACTACAATAGCCACTAATATGGCATTGTCTCTTGAAAACGTTCAACTCTTGGACTGCGATGTCGAGGAGCCAAATGCTCACATCTTTCTAAAACCAGAAATAAAAAAGCGGATACCAGTTTGCATACCAGTGCCAAAGGTCGATGAAACCAAGTGTGACTACTGTGGGAAATGTGCTGAGTTCTGTGAGTTCAATGCGATCGCTGTTTTTAATAAACAGATCCTGATATTTCCAGAATTGTGTCATGGTTGTGGTGGTTGTCTCCTCGTTTGCCCCAAAAATGCAATAGCAGAGGAATGTAGAAATATCGGTGTAGTCAAAAAAGGAGTTGCCAGAGATATCGAATTCGTATACGGGGAACTAAACATTGGTGAGCCCATGGCAGTCCCGGTAATAAGGAAAGTCAAAGAAGAGATAGATGGAAATAAGACTGTGATCATCGATGCATCCCCTGGCACATCTTGTCCTATGATAGCGGCTGTGCATGGAAGCGATTATTGCATACTTGTAACCGAGCCAACACCCTTTGGTTTGCACGATCTTAGGTTGGCTGTGGAAACGATTAGGGAGATGAAAATTCCGTTTGGAGTCATAATAAACTGCGAGGGAATTGGGGACCAAAAAGTTCAGGAATACTGCAAAAAGGAAGGCATACCTCTCCTACTAAAAATTCCCATGGATAGAAGAATTGCAGAGCTCTACTCACGTGGTACGCCATTCGTCTTGGAGATGCCCGACTGGAAAAACAAATTCTCAGGGCTATTTGATGCGGTGCAAGTCCATGCGCAGCTGAGGGATGGAGGTATATGA
- a CDS encoding DUF364 domain-containing protein translates to MDDILSSIEEEPADDIRVGLKYTAVRIRDRVGLAYTFPEFSSPPKNVGNLIGTNTLPLAKSWNLTEASIGTASINALLNPENYKVMNVSNHILAIAQSYDKIGIVGRFPFIDSLGKDAFVFERRPIHGALPDTAAETLLPKCDLVVISGSAFVNKTLQRLLEISNGYTFVIGPTTPLTPLLFEYGADVIAGAIVHDAEKALEIISQGGGTRSLKGAVKFVCMGQISSK, encoded by the coding sequence ATGGATGACATACTAAGCTCCATAGAAGAAGAACCAGCGGATGACATTAGAGTGGGACTGAAATATACTGCAGTCCGGATTAGGGATAGGGTGGGTTTAGCATACACTTTTCCAGAGTTCAGCTCACCTCCAAAGAATGTTGGGAATCTCATAGGGACGAATACCCTCCCCTTGGCAAAATCGTGGAACCTTACTGAAGCATCGATTGGTACCGCAAGCATAAACGCACTTCTGAATCCAGAGAACTATAAAGTTATGAATGTATCCAATCACATTCTGGCGATCGCTCAAAGTTATGACAAGATAGGGATCGTTGGTCGTTTCCCCTTCATCGATTCACTTGGTAAAGACGCTTTTGTATTTGAGAGACGACCCATACATGGGGCACTGCCAGATACGGCTGCAGAAACATTACTACCAAAGTGCGACTTGGTTGTTATATCAGGGAGCGCATTCGTAAATAAAACTTTACAAAGGTTACTGGAGATCAGCAATGGCTACACTTTCGTGATTGGACCTACTACTCCTCTAACACCCCTTTTGTTTGAATATGGTGCCGACGTGATAGCCGGAGCAATAGTTCACGATGCAGAAAAGGCATTGGAAATCATCAGCCAAGGTGGTGGAACGCGCAGCTTAAAGGGTGCGGTCAAGTTCGTATGCATGGGGCAGATAAGCTCT